One genomic region from Nocardia vinacea encodes:
- a CDS encoding LysR family transcriptional regulator, whose protein sequence is MAAEFDLNLVRTFVLLYETRSVTAAADLLGVTQPTVSYGLGKLRRRLRDELFVRGPGGLVPSAEAERLYPPLRAAIAGVDETLSAATEFDPTRPARFALGLSDLGEVTVLPLVLAELTARAPQVTLQVEAFDVDTATDRLARGEVDAMVASPILDSPRLTRTPLFSEGYAGLVAARHPRLRGETPTQAELERERHIIVEGVTGHPGPRKALREHHLEDRVAVRVTRFATLPYVVQDSELVAIVPERVAHALARTHPVRVFTLPWPIEPVEVAAYTRRAPGRAAAQGWFLDVVRAALQNLPSVSPVA, encoded by the coding sequence ATGGCAGCCGAGTTCGATCTGAACCTGGTGCGCACCTTTGTGCTGCTGTACGAGACCAGGAGCGTCACGGCCGCCGCCGACCTGCTCGGGGTCACCCAGCCGACGGTCAGCTACGGGCTCGGCAAGTTGCGGCGACGGCTGCGTGATGAACTGTTCGTGCGCGGCCCGGGTGGTCTCGTGCCGAGCGCGGAGGCCGAGCGGCTGTATCCGCCGCTGCGTGCGGCCATCGCGGGTGTCGACGAAACGCTCAGCGCGGCAACCGAATTCGACCCCACCCGACCGGCCCGCTTCGCGCTCGGACTCTCCGACCTCGGCGAGGTGACGGTGCTGCCGCTGGTGCTCGCGGAACTGACGGCCCGGGCACCGCAGGTGACCCTGCAGGTCGAGGCCTTCGATGTCGATACCGCGACCGACCGGCTGGCCCGCGGCGAGGTCGACGCGATGGTGGCCAGTCCGATACTCGATTCACCTCGGCTGACTCGGACGCCGCTGTTCAGCGAGGGCTATGCCGGGCTGGTCGCGGCGCGCCATCCTCGGCTGCGCGGTGAGACGCCCACCCAAGCCGAACTGGAGCGTGAGCGGCATATCATCGTCGAGGGCGTGACGGGCCACCCCGGCCCGCGCAAGGCGCTGCGCGAGCACCATCTCGAAGACCGCGTCGCTGTGCGCGTCACCCGATTCGCCACCCTGCCCTATGTGGTTCAGGACAGTGAGCTGGTCGCCATCGTTCCCGAACGGGTGGCGCACGCTTTGGCGCGCACCCATCCCGTGCGCGTATTCACCCTCCCATGGCCGATCGAGCCGGTGGAGGTAGCGGCCTATACCCGGCGCGCACCTGGTCGCGCGGCGGCTCAGGGGTGGTTCCTGGACGTAGTTCGGGCGGCGCTGCAGAATCTGCCGTCGGTCAGCCCAGTCGCGTAA
- a CDS encoding IclR family transcriptional regulator domain-containing protein, protein MTTGGNDNDAQRGTHYVQSLERGLAVIKAFDAENPQLTLSDVARLTGLTRAAARRFLLTLTDLGYVRTDGKRFSLTAKVLELGYSYLSSMSLSEVAQPHLEQLSADVHESSSVSVLDGPDVVYVARVAASRIMTVSINIGTRFPAYATSMGHVLLAGLPAAELDAYLTSTPLARLTANTIIDQVAFRAALETVRAQGYSIVDQELEEGLRSVAAPIRDRSGVIAAINISTHASRRSIESIRAELIPRLQTAAHRIEADLTAAKPITRLG, encoded by the coding sequence ATGACGACCGGCGGTAACGACAACGACGCCCAGCGCGGCACCCACTATGTGCAGTCGCTCGAACGTGGCCTCGCGGTCATCAAGGCATTCGACGCCGAGAACCCGCAGCTGACGCTCTCCGATGTGGCGCGCCTGACCGGACTCACCCGCGCGGCGGCGCGCCGGTTCCTGTTGACCCTTACCGATCTCGGCTACGTCCGCACCGACGGCAAACGCTTCTCGCTCACCGCCAAGGTGCTGGAACTGGGCTACTCGTATCTGTCCAGCATGAGCCTGTCCGAGGTGGCGCAGCCGCACCTCGAACAGCTCTCCGCCGACGTGCACGAATCCAGCTCGGTATCTGTGCTCGACGGTCCGGATGTCGTGTACGTCGCCCGGGTCGCCGCATCTCGGATCATGACCGTCAGCATCAATATCGGCACGCGTTTCCCCGCCTACGCCACCTCCATGGGCCATGTCCTGCTGGCCGGACTCCCGGCGGCCGAGCTCGACGCCTATCTGACGAGCACGCCACTGGCCCGGCTGACCGCCAACACCATCATCGATCAGGTCGCTTTTCGCGCCGCTTTGGAAACGGTTCGCGCACAGGGCTATTCCATCGTCGACCAGGAATTGGAGGAAGGTCTGCGGTCGGTCGCGGCCCCCATCCGCGACCGGTCCGGTGTGATCGCCGCGATCAATATTTCGACGCACGCCTCCCGCCGCAGCATCGAATCCATTCGGGCCGAACTGATTCCGCGCCTGCAGACGGCCGCCCATCGAATCGAAGCGGATCTCACCGCCGCGAAACCGATTACGCGACTGGGCTGA
- the pcaC gene encoding 4-carboxymuconolactone decarboxylase — MAVRREVLGDDHVDRAVARTTEFTRPFQEYITESVWGSIWTREGLDRRTRSCVTLAVLTALGRHEEIAMHVRAAITNGLTAAEIAEVLLHTGAYAGVPAANAAFAIGQQVLAELGDDTAL; from the coding sequence ATGGCGGTCCGGCGCGAAGTGCTCGGCGACGATCACGTCGATCGCGCTGTCGCCAGGACCACCGAATTCACCAGGCCGTTCCAGGAATACATCACCGAGTCGGTGTGGGGCTCGATCTGGACCCGCGAGGGCCTGGACCGGCGCACCCGCAGCTGCGTTACCCTTGCGGTGCTCACCGCCCTCGGGCGGCACGAGGAGATCGCGATGCATGTCCGCGCCGCGATCACCAACGGTCTCACCGCCGCCGAGATCGCCGAAGTACTGCTGCACACCGGCGCGTACGCGGGCGTGCCGGCGGCCAACGCGGCCTTCGCGATCGGGCAGCAGGTATTGGCCGAACTCGGGGACGATACCGCCCTGTAG
- the pcaD gene encoding 3-oxoadipate enol-lactonase, protein MSAIEVNCLVDGQYDGEPVVLSGSLGSDLRMWDPQITALTAAGYRVLRYDHRGHGASPVPSGPYTLTDLGSDVIGLLDRFGVRRAHFVGLSLGGMVGMWLGEHAPDRLRTLTLCCTSAELGPPSGWAERAALVRAEGTQAVSNAVVQRWFTPQWRADHPERTHYYEEMVAATDAEGYASCCAAIETMNIAARLSSITAPTLVIAGAQDPAIPPEHGQRIARTVPDARLEIVSPGAHLASAEAAEAVNDLILAHLKEDA, encoded by the coding sequence GTGAGCGCCATCGAGGTGAACTGCCTCGTGGACGGTCAGTACGACGGCGAACCCGTCGTACTGAGCGGATCACTGGGCAGCGACCTACGGATGTGGGATCCGCAGATAACCGCGCTGACCGCCGCCGGATACCGGGTATTGCGCTACGACCACCGTGGACATGGCGCATCCCCGGTCCCCTCCGGCCCGTACACGCTGACGGACCTGGGCTCCGATGTGATCGGGCTGCTCGACCGATTCGGGGTCCGACGAGCGCATTTCGTCGGACTCTCACTCGGCGGCATGGTCGGCATGTGGCTCGGCGAGCACGCACCGGACCGGCTGCGCACGCTCACCCTGTGCTGCACCTCCGCTGAACTGGGCCCGCCCAGCGGTTGGGCCGAGCGCGCCGCGTTGGTCAGAGCCGAAGGGACACAGGCAGTTTCAAATGCTGTGGTGCAACGCTGGTTCACCCCGCAATGGCGCGCGGACCATCCGGAGCGCACCCATTACTACGAGGAAATGGTCGCGGCCACCGACGCCGAGGGCTACGCATCCTGTTGCGCGGCAATCGAAACGATGAATATCGCGGCCCGGCTGTCATCGATCACCGCACCCACACTCGTGATCGCAGGCGCCCAGGATCCGGCCATCCCACCGGAGCACGGACAGCGCATTGCGCGCACGGTCCCGGACGCACGCCTCGAAATCGTCAGCCCCGGTGCACATCTCGCCAGCGCCGAGGCGGCGGAGGCGGTCAACGATCTGATTCTCGCTCACCTGAAGGAGGACGCGTGA
- the pcaB gene encoding 3-carboxy-cis,cis-muconate cycloisomerase yields MSDGLFDGVLAAGPVAAQVGDRAWVQAMLDFEGALAAASAAAGVVPPEAAAAIQNCCYADDYDITELGRQAVGIGNPAGPLVRALTARVAGDAAGYVHLGATSQDVGDTAAMLVTHRALAVLDDDLRACAAQLAHLAEIHADTVQAGRSLLQQGPPVTFGLTAAGWLGGLAAARDRLDDIRRHRLAVQFGGAVGTLASLGDNGIAVLSELARHLGLAEPALPWHTERGRIAEIAGALGQTCAAVAKIAGDITLLAQTEVAEVHEQGPAGTGGSSTMPHKRNPVAAVLAAGSAVQAPGLVAALLGAAAHEHQRAAGSWHAEWRPYIELLRTSGSAVHWLRISLDRLRVDPQRMRANLDLTGGLVLAENVVTGLVSTSNGEIGRHTAGDAVAQCCQAALAGAGSLADLLAADSVVGKYLDREQIERLLDPALYLGSARKFIERALDDWREKL; encoded by the coding sequence ATGTCTGACGGTTTGTTCGACGGTGTGCTCGCGGCCGGTCCGGTCGCGGCGCAGGTCGGCGACCGGGCATGGGTGCAGGCCATGCTCGACTTCGAAGGCGCGCTGGCGGCCGCCTCGGCCGCGGCCGGAGTCGTTCCACCCGAGGCCGCCGCCGCGATCCAAAACTGTTGCTACGCAGATGATTACGACATCACTGAGCTCGGCCGGCAGGCGGTCGGGATCGGCAATCCGGCTGGGCCGCTGGTGCGGGCGCTCACCGCACGCGTCGCGGGCGATGCGGCCGGATATGTGCACCTCGGCGCGACCAGCCAGGACGTGGGCGATACCGCCGCCATGCTGGTGACACACCGGGCGCTGGCGGTGCTCGATGACGACTTGCGCGCATGCGCGGCCCAGCTGGCGCACCTCGCCGAAATCCACGCCGACACCGTGCAGGCCGGGCGCAGCCTGCTCCAGCAAGGACCGCCGGTCACCTTCGGCCTCACCGCGGCGGGCTGGCTCGGCGGTCTCGCCGCGGCGCGGGACCGGCTCGACGACATCCGTCGGCACCGCTTGGCGGTGCAGTTCGGCGGAGCGGTCGGCACGCTGGCTTCCTTGGGCGACAACGGGATTGCCGTCCTGAGCGAGCTCGCGCGGCACCTCGGATTGGCCGAACCGGCCCTGCCGTGGCATACCGAGCGCGGCCGCATCGCCGAGATCGCCGGGGCGCTCGGTCAGACCTGCGCGGCGGTGGCCAAGATCGCCGGCGATATCACGCTGCTGGCGCAGACCGAGGTCGCGGAAGTCCACGAGCAGGGCCCGGCGGGTACGGGCGGCTCCTCGACCATGCCGCACAAACGCAATCCCGTCGCCGCCGTTCTTGCCGCCGGATCCGCCGTGCAGGCACCGGGATTGGTCGCCGCACTGCTCGGTGCGGCCGCGCATGAACATCAGCGCGCGGCAGGCTCGTGGCATGCGGAATGGCGGCCGTATATCGAATTGCTGCGGACCTCCGGTTCCGCGGTGCATTGGCTGCGTATCAGCCTGGATCGACTGCGAGTCGATCCACAGCGCATGCGCGCCAACCTCGACCTCACCGGCGGGCTCGTGCTCGCGGAAAACGTGGTGACCGGCTTGGTTTCGACATCCAACGGCGAGATCGGCAGGCATACCGCGGGCGATGCCGTCGCGCAGTGCTGCCAGGCCGCCCTGGCCGGTGCAGGCTCACTCGCCGATCTGCTCGCCGCCGATTCGGTGGTCGGGAAGTATTTGGACCGAGAGCAAATCGAGAGACTGCTCGATCCGGCCCTGTACCTCGGGTCGGCACGCAAGTTCATCGAACGGGCACTTGACGATTGGCGTGAGAAATTATGA
- the pcaG gene encoding protocatechuate 3,4-dioxygenase subunit alpha, with translation MTDLPTTPSQTVGPYLHIGLTWDDGPYAVPLGTPGAVWIRGRVLDAVGEPIDDAMIEIWQADPDGHIAHPDDGRGVREYFRGFARSDTRAGEFAVYTVIPGALGDGQAPHIDVSVFARGLLHRVVTRIYFPEHAAQRASDPVLAAVPPERRGTLVAANGPDGYVFDVYLQGERETVFFDV, from the coding sequence ATGACTGATCTGCCCACCACGCCTTCGCAGACTGTCGGCCCCTATCTGCATATCGGACTGACGTGGGACGACGGCCCGTACGCTGTGCCGCTGGGGACACCAGGGGCCGTGTGGATTCGCGGCCGGGTGCTCGACGCCGTCGGCGAGCCGATCGATGACGCCATGATCGAGATCTGGCAGGCCGACCCGGACGGGCATATCGCGCATCCCGACGACGGTCGCGGTGTCCGCGAATACTTCCGCGGATTCGCACGCAGCGACACCCGAGCGGGCGAATTCGCGGTCTATACCGTCATTCCCGGCGCGCTCGGCGATGGGCAGGCCCCGCATATCGATGTCTCGGTATTCGCCCGTGGCCTGCTGCATCGAGTGGTCACCCGCATCTACTTCCCCGAGCACGCCGCTCAGCGCGCGAGTGATCCGGTGTTGGCCGCGGTGCCGCCGGAGCGTCGCGGCACCTTGGTCGCCGCGAACGGCCCCGATGGCTATGTTTTCGACGTGTACCTCCAGGGTGAGCGCGAGACGGTGTTCTTCGATGTCTGA
- the pcaH gene encoding protocatechuate 3,4-dioxygenase subunit beta, whose product MKTRALQGYRRDPAGTHPPLDSPEYKSTALRHPKEPLVLLPQRLTELTGPVLGADRLAETDNDLTAQHRVEPLGQRIIVHGRLLDGDGKPVPNSLIEIWQANAGGRYRHDRGAWDCPLDPNFDGVGRTLTDGAGRYEFTTIKPGAYPWRNHHNAWRPAHIHFSLFGRAFTQRLVTQMYFPDDPLFAQDPIFNSVPEAARPLLISRFDLDRSEPERALAFEFDIVLRGRDATPFEDDEDDD is encoded by the coding sequence ATGAAAACCCGTGCACTGCAAGGCTATCGGAGGGATCCGGCGGGCACCCACCCGCCGCTGGACTCCCCGGAATACAAGTCCACCGCCCTTCGGCATCCAAAAGAGCCGCTGGTCCTGCTGCCGCAACGGCTGACCGAACTCACCGGTCCGGTGCTCGGCGCGGACCGGCTCGCCGAGACCGATAACGACCTGACCGCGCAGCACCGCGTGGAACCGCTCGGACAGCGCATCATCGTGCACGGTCGACTGCTCGACGGTGACGGCAAGCCGGTCCCGAATTCTTTGATCGAGATCTGGCAGGCCAATGCCGGTGGCCGATACCGGCACGACCGGGGCGCGTGGGACTGTCCCTTGGATCCCAACTTCGACGGTGTCGGGCGCACGCTCACCGATGGCGCGGGCCGCTACGAGTTCACCACGATCAAGCCCGGCGCCTATCCGTGGCGCAACCACCACAATGCCTGGCGGCCCGCGCACATCCACTTCTCGCTGTTCGGGCGCGCCTTCACCCAGCGACTGGTCACCCAGATGTATTTTCCGGACGATCCGTTGTTCGCCCAGGACCCCATCTTCAACTCGGTGCCCGAGGCTGCTCGCCCACTGCTGATCAGCCGCTTCGATCTCGACCGCAGTGAACCAGAGCGGGCGCTGGCATTCGAGTTCGACATCGTATTGCGTGGCCGCGACGCCACACCTTTCGAGGACGACGAGGACGATGACTGA
- a CDS encoding thiolase family protein produces the protein MTSAFLYDGIRTPFGRYGGALSGIRPDDLAATVLRSLADRNDLDPATVDEIVFGAANQAGEDNRNVARMAALLADWPTSVPGTTVNRLCGSSMDAAMQAARMIETGDAATVVVGGVESMSRAPMVMPKPAKGFPVGNETLHSTTLGWRLVNPAMPAQWTVSLGESTEILAGRYGIERAAQDEFAARSHQLAAKAWDNGFYDDHVVAVPGTELARDESLRAETTVERLAGLKPSFRPDGTVTAGNASPLNDGASALLLGDEALADRLGRAPLARIAGRGTAGVDPDVFGIGPVEAARIALRRAGIGWGDLGVVELNEAFAAQSLACLADWPELDRDIVNVNGGAIAIGHPLGASGGRVINQLAREMRRSGSRWGLAALCIGVGQGLAVVLEATS, from the coding sequence ATGACCAGCGCATTTCTCTACGACGGTATTCGCACCCCGTTCGGCAGGTACGGCGGTGCGCTGAGCGGCATCCGGCCCGATGACCTCGCCGCCACCGTGCTGCGGTCGCTCGCGGACCGCAACGATCTGGACCCCGCGACGGTGGACGAGATCGTCTTCGGCGCCGCCAACCAGGCGGGCGAGGACAATCGCAATGTGGCACGCATGGCAGCGCTGCTGGCGGATTGGCCGACCTCGGTGCCCGGCACGACCGTGAACCGGCTGTGCGGGTCGAGTATGGACGCCGCGATGCAGGCCGCCCGGATGATCGAAACCGGTGATGCGGCAACGGTTGTCGTCGGCGGCGTCGAATCGATGAGCCGCGCGCCCATGGTTATGCCCAAACCCGCCAAGGGATTTCCCGTCGGCAACGAAACACTGCACTCCACGACATTGGGCTGGCGGCTGGTGAATCCAGCAATGCCCGCGCAGTGGACGGTCTCCTTGGGTGAGAGCACCGAAATCCTCGCGGGCCGTTACGGAATCGAGCGTGCGGCGCAGGACGAATTCGCCGCGCGCAGCCATCAGCTCGCCGCGAAGGCCTGGGACAACGGCTTCTACGACGATCATGTCGTCGCCGTGCCCGGCACCGAACTGGCTCGCGACGAGTCGCTGCGGGCGGAAACAACCGTCGAGCGGTTGGCGGGATTGAAACCGTCGTTCCGGCCTGATGGCACCGTCACCGCCGGAAATGCCTCACCGCTGAACGACGGCGCCTCCGCCCTGCTGCTCGGTGACGAAGCCCTGGCCGATCGGCTCGGCCGGGCACCTCTGGCGCGGATCGCGGGACGCGGTACGGCGGGCGTCGATCCGGATGTCTTCGGTATCGGTCCGGTCGAAGCGGCGCGAATCGCCCTGCGGCGCGCGGGAATCGGCTGGGGCGATCTCGGCGTGGTCGAATTGAACGAAGCATTCGCCGCGCAATCGCTTGCCTGCCTTGCGGATTGGCCGGAGTTGGATCGGGACATCGTCAATGTCAACGGCGGCGCGATCGCGATCGGTCACCCGCTCGGCGCGTCCGGGGGACGCGTCATCAACCAACTCGCCCGCGAAATGCGGCGTAGCGGCAGCCGGTGGGGCCTGGCCGCACTGTGTATCGGCGTCGGCCAGGGGCTGGCCGTTGTTCTGGAGGCGACATCATGA
- a CDS encoding CoA-transferase subunit beta, with the protein MTIAETRTATMETTYTADEMMTIAAARALGAGKRCFVGIGLPSTAANLARNTHAPDLVLIYESGTLGSKPDRLPASIGDGVLAETADAVISVPEIFNYWLQPGRIDIGFLGAAQLDKYGNINTTVIGGDYTRPKVRLPGAGGAPEIAASCGEVFVVVRQSRRSFVDKVDFITSFGHGHGTGERAKLGLRGAGPTLVITDLGVMRPDETGELILVAVHPGVTVEQVRDATGWQLRVAPDLEIGEPPTAIELETLRALKAAS; encoded by the coding sequence ATGACCATCGCCGAAACCCGCACCGCCACAATGGAAACGACATACACCGCCGACGAGATGATGACGATCGCCGCCGCCAGGGCACTCGGCGCGGGCAAACGGTGCTTCGTCGGGATCGGGCTGCCGTCGACGGCCGCCAATCTCGCACGCAATACCCACGCGCCCGATCTGGTCCTCATCTACGAATCCGGAACGTTGGGTTCGAAGCCGGATCGGCTGCCCGCTTCCATCGGTGACGGTGTGCTCGCCGAGACCGCCGACGCGGTGATCAGCGTGCCGGAGATTTTCAACTACTGGCTGCAGCCGGGTCGCATCGATATCGGGTTCCTCGGGGCCGCGCAGCTCGACAAGTACGGCAATATCAACACCACCGTCATCGGCGGTGACTACACCCGTCCCAAGGTCCGCTTGCCAGGAGCCGGTGGCGCGCCCGAGATTGCCGCCTCCTGTGGCGAGGTGTTCGTCGTCGTGCGCCAGTCGCGCCGATCCTTCGTCGACAAAGTCGACTTCATCACCTCTTTCGGGCACGGTCACGGCACCGGCGAGCGCGCCAAACTCGGCCTGCGCGGCGCCGGCCCGACCCTGGTGATCACCGACCTCGGGGTGATGCGGCCCGACGAAACCGGCGAGTTGATCCTCGTCGCGGTACATCCGGGCGTGACCGTAGAGCAGGTCCGCGATGCCACCGGCTGGCAGCTGCGGGTCGCGCCGGATCTCGAAATCGGCGAGCCGCCGACGGCCATCGAACTCGAGACCCTGCGAGCGCTGAAAGCCGCCTCATGA
- a CDS encoding CoA transferase subunit A — translation MARITSLAAAVGELVRDGDTVALEGFTHLIPVAAGQEIIRQRKRDLTLVRMTPDIVYDQLIGAGCARKLIFSWGGNPGVGSLHRFRDAVQHAWPAALDIEEHSHAGMANRYVAGASGLPFAVLRGYVGTDLPTVTDTIKPITCPFTGEQLTAVPAINPDVTVIHAQRADRAGNVQLWGLLGVQKEAVLAARRSLVTVEEIVDELTPVPGAIVLPAWAVTAVAEVPGGAHPSYAQGYSERDNDYYKTWDAISRDRAHFTRWLDENVYTATTETV, via the coding sequence ATGGCCAGGATTACCTCCTTGGCAGCTGCGGTCGGCGAACTCGTCCGCGACGGCGATACGGTCGCGCTGGAGGGGTTCACGCATCTGATCCCGGTGGCCGCCGGGCAAGAGATCATCCGCCAGCGCAAGCGGGATCTGACGCTGGTGCGGATGACGCCGGACATCGTCTACGACCAGCTGATCGGGGCCGGTTGTGCACGCAAGCTGATCTTTTCCTGGGGCGGTAATCCCGGCGTCGGCTCACTGCACCGGTTCCGCGACGCGGTACAGCATGCCTGGCCCGCGGCGTTGGATATCGAGGAGCACAGCCACGCCGGTATGGCGAATCGCTATGTCGCGGGGGCGTCCGGATTGCCGTTCGCCGTGCTGCGCGGATACGTCGGCACTGATCTGCCGACGGTCACCGACACCATCAAACCGATCACCTGCCCGTTCACCGGGGAACAGCTCACCGCGGTTCCCGCGATCAATCCCGATGTCACGGTGATCCACGCCCAGCGCGCCGATCGCGCCGGAAATGTGCAGCTGTGGGGACTGCTCGGAGTGCAGAAGGAGGCGGTGCTCGCCGCGCGCCGCAGCCTGGTCACGGTCGAGGAAATCGTCGACGAGCTGACCCCGGTGCCCGGCGCGATCGTGCTGCCCGCGTGGGCGGTGACCGCCGTCGCGGAGGTGCCCGGCGGCGCGCATCCGTCCTACGCACAGGGCTATTCCGAACGCGACAACGACTACTACAAGACCTGGGACGCGATCAGCCGAGACCGTGCCCACTTCACCCGCTGGCTCGACGAAAACGTGTACACCGCCACCACGGAGACAGTATGA
- a CDS encoding YbhB/YbcL family Raf kinase inhibitor-like protein: MRRTPARADLHSAAFTDHATIPDRYSYDGGNVAPPLEWSGIPDDAVELVLLCEDEDAPGGPFTHWLMTGIAPNATSVRADAPPPMAVAGPNDFGEIGWSGPRPPVGDQPHRYFFRLYALDQKPGFTKETTADVVRSAITDHVVASGTLVGLFAA, encoded by the coding sequence GTGCGACGGACGCCGGCACGCGCGGACCTGCACAGTGCCGCGTTCACCGACCACGCGACGATTCCGGACCGCTACTCCTACGACGGCGGAAACGTTGCCCCGCCGCTCGAGTGGAGTGGTATCCCCGACGACGCCGTAGAGCTCGTCCTGCTTTGCGAGGACGAGGACGCACCGGGCGGGCCGTTCACCCACTGGCTGATGACCGGCATCGCGCCGAACGCGACCAGTGTCCGGGCGGACGCGCCGCCGCCCATGGCCGTCGCGGGGCCCAATGACTTCGGTGAAATCGGCTGGAGCGGTCCGCGACCGCCGGTCGGCGACCAGCCGCACCGGTACTTCTTCCGCCTCTACGCCCTCGACCAAAAGCCCGGATTCACCAAGGAAACCACGGCCGACGTGGTCCGATCTGCCATCACGGACCACGTTGTCGCGAGCGGAACCCTGGTCGGCCTCTTCGCCGCCTGA
- a CDS encoding DUF2267 domain-containing protein, with product MNRGGDPFAHTEQTARIWLDTVMECLGTSDRRYAYRVLRAWLHTVRDRLTVDAAAHLGAQLPELLRGIYYEGWRPSDVPKRYDQTEFVQLFAAEATISDGDVPFTVTCLSAALRDRFSPGTLEHALEQLPPTLRELLLSAETAPPKTARHGTANRLDRLERSVESLSDTLARIDQRLAAMSSDQTGKYEAVY from the coding sequence ATGAACCGCGGAGGTGACCCATTCGCCCACACCGAACAGACAGCGCGAATCTGGCTCGACACCGTTATGGAGTGCCTGGGTACCAGTGATCGCCGCTACGCATACCGCGTGCTCCGCGCGTGGTTGCATACGGTGCGTGACCGTCTGACGGTGGATGCGGCAGCGCATCTCGGCGCGCAGCTCCCGGAGCTGTTGCGCGGCATTTACTACGAGGGCTGGCGTCCGAGCGACGTTCCGAAACGCTACGACCAAACCGAATTCGTCCAGCTCTTCGCCGCGGAGGCCACGATCTCCGACGGCGACGTGCCGTTTACGGTGACCTGTTTGAGCGCGGCGCTGCGGGACCGGTTCTCCCCCGGCACGCTGGAGCACGCCCTCGAACAACTGCCACCCACACTGCGCGAGCTCCTGTTGTCCGCCGAGACGGCCCCACCCAAGACAGCCAGGCACGGCACGGCCAACCGGTTGGATCGACTGGAACGGTCGGTCGAATCACTCTCGGATACGCTCGCGCGCATCGATCAGCGGCTGGCCGCTATGTCATCGGATCAGACCGGTAAGTACGAGGCCGTCTATTAG
- a CDS encoding alpha/beta fold hydrolase, with amino-acid sequence MDKGVGAGRTVRVGQREVFFGEVGSGPAVVLLHGGGPGATGLSNYSRNIEALAQRFRVIVPDMPGYGRSSKVVDQSDPFGDLARAIGGLLDELGLDSAHLVGNSYGGAAALRLAMDRPEKVGRMILMGPGGVGSTRALPTKGLQELLAYYPGSGPSREKITRFIREYLVFDGAAVPDELIELRFQASIDPEVIANPPLRRPSGPLALRTLWRMDFTRDSRLREVAHPTLVIWGADDKVNRPAGGRMLADAMPNCDLYLAAETGHWVQWERAELFNALATAFLEA; translated from the coding sequence ATCGACAAGGGGGTCGGCGCCGGACGGACGGTCCGGGTCGGCCAGCGCGAGGTCTTCTTCGGCGAGGTCGGATCCGGTCCCGCGGTGGTGCTGCTGCACGGTGGCGGGCCGGGTGCGACGGGCCTGTCGAACTATTCGCGCAATATCGAGGCGCTGGCGCAGCGATTTCGCGTGATCGTGCCGGATATGCCTGGCTACGGGCGCTCTTCGAAGGTTGTCGATCAGTCCGACCCGTTCGGCGACCTCGCGCGGGCGATCGGAGGTTTGCTGGACGAACTCGGCCTGGACTCGGCGCACCTGGTCGGCAACTCCTACGGCGGTGCCGCCGCGCTGCGGTTGGCGATGGACCGGCCGGAAAAGGTGGGCCGAATGATCCTGATGGGCCCCGGCGGTGTCGGCTCCACGCGCGCACTGCCGACCAAGGGCCTGCAGGAGTTGCTCGCTTACTATCCGGGCAGCGGACCGAGCCGGGAGAAGATCACCCGGTTCATCCGCGAGTACCTAGTGTTCGACGGCGCCGCGGTGCCCGACGAGCTCATCGAGCTGCGATTCCAGGCCAGCATCGATCCCGAGGTGATCGCGAATCCGCCGCTGCGCCGTCCCTCCGGACCGCTGGCCCTGCGGACGCTGTGGCGGATGGATTTCACCCGGGACTCCCGGCTGCGCGAGGTGGCCCATCCGACCCTGGTCATCTGGGGCGCCGATGACAAGGTCAACCGTCCCGCGGGTGGCCGGATGCTGGCCGATGCGATGCCGAACTGCGATCTGTACCTGGCGGCCGAGACCGGCCACTGGGTGCAGTGGGAACGCGCCGAACTGTTCAACGCACTGGCCACCGCATTCCTCGAGGCATAG